Proteins encoded in a region of the Rhodoligotrophos appendicifer genome:
- a CDS encoding alginate lyase family protein has product MTPPRQPLAVEAFYKDRQGREIDALRRAARDRAVAPYEAFVRLQQERADAFLLRDDVIAGGCALADMILWADSGVLTQDLASLQANYERNWYLVGFALAYLKLKPMADIRQRRQLETWLHAMATPLPNFLGRRDVPPNNLTYWAGAALAAASLATGDLDMWAQANAVLKQGLADIQADGTLPLEMTRGAKARSYHAFAAEALTLMAFIAQARGEPVDPAPLKRLVDIILRGLQDPSAFRRTAGAAQEEPAEWSLSWLALYGQILPFSGDVPAYGARTHFLGGDVAATMQAIRRAGS; this is encoded by the coding sequence GTGACCCCGCCCCGCCAGCCGCTCGCCGTGGAGGCATTCTACAAAGATCGGCAGGGGCGTGAGATCGACGCGCTAAGGCGGGCGGCAAGGGACCGGGCGGTGGCCCCGTATGAGGCGTTCGTCAGGCTGCAGCAGGAGAGGGCGGATGCCTTTCTTCTCCGCGACGATGTGATCGCAGGGGGTTGCGCACTGGCGGACATGATCCTCTGGGCCGATAGCGGCGTGCTGACGCAGGACTTGGCGAGCCTTCAGGCGAATTACGAGCGAAACTGGTATCTCGTGGGATTCGCCCTTGCCTATCTCAAGCTCAAGCCGATGGCGGATATACGTCAGCGCCGTCAGTTGGAGACCTGGCTCCACGCCATGGCCACACCCCTCCCGAATTTCCTCGGACGCCGTGATGTCCCGCCGAACAACCTGACCTATTGGGCCGGGGCAGCGCTTGCCGCCGCCTCCCTCGCCACCGGTGATCTCGACATGTGGGCCCAGGCGAATGCCGTGCTCAAGCAGGGCCTTGCCGATATTCAGGCGGACGGGACCCTGCCGCTGGAGATGACGCGCGGGGCAAAGGCGCGGAGCTATCACGCCTTCGCCGCCGAAGCGCTGACTCTGATGGCCTTCATCGCCCAGGCCCGCGGCGAGCCGGTCGATCCCGCACCGCTGAAGCGGCTCGTCGACATTATTCTGCGAGGGCTTCAGGATCCATCCGCTTTCAGGAGGACAGCCGGTGCCGCCCAGGAGGAACCGGCAGAATGGAGCCTTTCCTGGCTGGCGCTTTATGGCCAAATTCTGCCTTTTTCCGGAGATGTTCCCGCTTATGGAGCGCGAACACATTTTCTCGGCGGCGACGTTGCGGCGACGATGCAGGCGATCCGTCGCGCCGGGTCATAG